The Deltaproteobacteria bacterium genomic sequence TCTGCCCCTGGATACACTGGAAGAGGTTCGGATGCTGTCCAACCTCCACACGGAAGACCGCCACTTGATCCAGATCGTCCTGGCCGGGCAACCCCAGCTTCAGCGCCGGCTGCCTATCGAGGACAAGCCTCGCCTACCGTTACCGAAAGCGGCTGCCGTTTCATCCTCTTCTGTTCCTCGGAGAGAAATGAGTCCCACTGCCGCCCCGGCCACACCTAAACCCGCACCCGCCTCCTCCCGAAGGCCGATTGCCTCGGCGAGCGCTCCTCCCCAGGGAGCTGTTTCCGACTTCGCATTTACCGAGACCGCTGTTTCGGAACCCCAGTACTCCCAAACCAGGAATGTTTCCCTAAACCGCAAACAGCTCCTCGAAAGACGGGTATTCTCCATACTCTCCAAAAATCGGGTAGCGGATCAGTACAAGCTGCTGAGGACCGTTCTTCTCAATAAGACCCGTTCCTTTGGGTATAACACCATTCTCGTCACCAGCTTCAAAGAAAAAGAAGGAAAGAGTCTGACGTCAATCAACCTCTCCATAACTCTGGCGACGGAGTCCAGCCAAACCGTTCTATTAGTAGACATGGACCTGCGCCGACCCGCGGTTCACAAAATCCTGGGCATCAAAGAAGGACCCGGTCTGAAAGATTACTTTCTCAACAACGTGCCCTTAAAGAATATTCTCGTTCATCCGGATATCGAGGCCCTCACGGTATTGCCGGCCGGTGGGCGAATGGACAACTCGACAGAGATCATCGGCTCGTATCGGACCGAAGAGTTGGTCCGGGAAATCAAGAGTCGATATCCGGACAGGTACGTCATCTTTGATACCCCGGCCTTGAATAATTGCCCTGATGCGCTCGTGCTTGCGTCGTATGTGGATGCCATCGTTGTAGTGGCCCGGGCCAATTTCACTTCCGGGGAGGACCTCACAAACTGCA encodes the following:
- a CDS encoding AAA family ATPase yields the protein MYLAFYGLQTKPFELLPDPRFLYVSRGHDLALTHLEYGILENKALIALTGDVGTGKTTLFNYLLKKLKTDFSSAVIVNPHVDPTEFLAVVLRQFGENADDHRKSLLFDNIHRFLLNQLNHGRRSVLLIDEAQNLPLDTLEEVRMLSNLHTEDRHLIQIVLAGQPQLQRRLPIEDKPRLPLPKAAAVSSSSVPRREMSPTAAPATPKPAPASSRRPIASASAPPQGAVSDFAFTETAVSEPQYSQTRNVSLNRKQLLERRVFSILSKNRVADQYKLLRTVLLNKTRSFGYNTILVTSFKEKEGKSLTSINLSITLATESSQTVLLVDMDLRRPAVHKILGIKEGPGLKDYFLNNVPLKNILVHPDIEALTVLPAGGRMDNSTEIIGSYRTEELVREIKSRYPDRYVIFDTPALNNCPDALVLASYVDAIVVVARANFTSGEDLTNCMGLLKEKNVVGVVLNRGDVRKEWAY